In Bacteroidales bacterium, the genomic window CCCCTACTCTGGATACAGAGATTCCCACATTAATGGCCGGACGCACACCGGAATTAAAAAGGTTGGCCTCCAGGAAAATCTGTCCGTCGGTAATGGAAATCACATTGGTGGGTATATAAGCCGAAACATCCCCTGCCTGAGTCTCAATAATGGGAAGTGCGGTCAGGGAACCTCCTCCCTTCACAAGGGGTTTTAACTGCTCGGGAAGATCATTCATTTGTCTGGCAATCTCATCTGACTGTATAATCTTGGCTGCACGTTCCAGCAAACGTGAGTGAAGGTAAAACACATCTCCGGGATATGCTTCACGTCCGGGAGGCCTCCGGAGCAGTAGCGATACTTCGCGGTAAGATACCGCCTGTTTGGAAAGGTCGTCATAGATAATCAAAGCAGGCCTTCCGGTATCCCTGAAGTACTCTCCGATGGTGCATCCGGCAAAAGGAGCATAAAACTGCAGGGCTGCCGGATAAGCAGCAGTCGCAGCAACAATAACCGTATAGTCCATGGCCCCGGCCTCCTTCAGGGTCTTCTGGATATTCGCTACGGTTGAGCCTTTCTGACCTATGGCCACATAGATGCAGTAAACAGTCTCGCCTTTCTCATAAAACTCTTTCTGGTTAATGATGGTATCTATGGCGATGGCCGTCTTCCCGGTCTGACGGTCCCCGATAATCAATTCGCGTTGCCCACGCCCGATAGGAATCATGGCATCGATGGGCTTGAGACCCGTTTGCAGCGGCTCATGAACCGGTTGGCGGTAGATAACCCCGGGTGCCTTACGTTCCAGGGGCAAATCAATCATCTCACCGGTAATGGGACCTTTGCCGTCGAGGGGCTCGCCCAGGGTGTTGATCACACGACCCAGCAAGCTCTCACCGACACCAATGGATGCAATCTTCCTGGAACGCTTCACGGAATCTCCCTCCTTGATCAATTCCGAGGCGCCGAGCAATACAGCACCCACATTGTCCTCTTCCAGGTTCAGAACGATCCCCTTAACGCCGCTGTCAAACTCGATCAGCTCATTGGCCTGGACACTGTTTAATCCATATATACGGGCAATTCCGTCACCAACCTGAAGAACGGTTCCCACTTCCTCAAGTTCAACTTCACTTTTATATCCTTCTATTTGCTTCTTTAAAATTTCCGATACTTCGGATGGCTTGATCTGAGACATATTATATTACTTTTCAATACTGGTTTGAAGTAGTTGTTTTTTCATTTTTTTTAGGCTGGTAGCCACACTTGCATCGTAACGTTTATCCTCGATGGTCAGAACGAAACCCCCTATTAAGTCCTCATCCACTGAAGAACTCAGCTCCACCTCCCCTCCGTTTGCCTGTTTAATTAATCGGCGAATGCTTGTCATAGTGGCATCGTCGACCGGTTGTGCCGTAAGCAGGGTCACGGTACTGACTCCCATTTCCTTTCTGTAAAGGTCCCTGAAGTATCTGGCAATTCCCGGCAGGTAAATCTCCCGTTTGTTCCTGATTACCAGGTTAATCATCGAAATAGAGAGCCTGGAAATATTCTGTCCGAGGATGGACCCTGTCAGCTTGATCTTCTGGCTTGGCTGCAGGGAAGGTACAGTCAGCATATACTGAAAATCCTCCAGCTTACAAACGGAGCTCAGCACCTCCATGTCCTGGTATACTTCATCTAATAGCTTTTGCTCTGCAGCACTTTGAAATAGTGCTTTTGCATAACGGACGGAAATCTGGCTTTCATTCATAGGGCAACTAATTCAGGTCGGCTTCGTTAATGAGTTTATTGACCAGATCATTCTGTGCCTTGCTCTCCTCCAGCTTCATCCGCAGGATCTTTTCTGCAATATCCACAGAGAGGCTCGCCATCTGTTCCTTCATTTCAGTCAGAGCGGCCGCTTTCTCATGCCGGATGGATTCTCTCGCATTCTGAACCAATTTTTTGGCCTCTTCTGCAGCTTTTTCCCTGGCCTCAGCAATGAGCTGATCTTTCAACTCTTTCGCTTCTTTCAACAGGGAATCCCTTTCAGCTTTAGCTTCGGCGAGGATTTTTTCATTTTCAGCCTGAAGCTTTTTCATCTCCTTCTTAGCCCTTTCTGCTGCATCCAGAGCATGCCGGATACTTTCATTACGGGCCTTGACAGCCGTCAGAATGGCGGGCCAGGCAAATTTGCCCAGGATAAAAAGCAAAACAAGAAAGAACAGCGTTGACCAGAAGATCATTCCTATTCCAGGTGTTACTAAATCCATTTTATATCTGGTTTATTTGTTATCAAAGAAAGGCCTGCAACCAACCGTTACAGGCCTGTTCGTTTTTGCATCCTAATTGCCCATCATGGAAACCACAACGGCAAACAATGCAACACCTTCAATCAGAGCGGCAGAAATAATCATGGCTGTCTGGATTTTGCCACCGGCTTCGGGCTGACGTGCAATGGCGTCCATGGCTGATCCCCCGATCCTTCCAATCCCCAGACCTGCTCCGATTACGGCCAGACCTGCTCCGATTGCTGCTAATGTACCTGTCATAATAAGTAATATTAAAGTGAATATTAATCATGGTGATGCTCGGGCATCGCCAATCCGATAAACAAAGCTGATAATAAGGTAAATATATAAGCCTGCAGAAATGCTACAAGCAATTCAATCATATCCATAAAAATCACCATCACCAGGGATGGGACTGACATAAATACTGATTTAAAAATAAAAATCATGGAGATGAGACTCAGTACAATAATATGTCCGGCGGTAATGTTCGCAAAAAGTCGCACCATAAGTGCAAAGGGCTTGGTGAACATGCCAATAATTTCCACGGGAATCATAATGGGGGCAAGCACAACAGGCACACCGGGAGTATTAAAAATATGCTGCCAGTAAGATTTGTTGCCGCTAAGGGTTGTAATAATAAAGGTGAAAACAGCCAGCACCATGGTCAGGGCAATGTTCCCTGTTACATTGGCCCCGAAAGGAAAGAAAGGGATCAGGCCCATCAGGTTATTCAGCAGGATAAAAAAGAAGATCGTCAGTAAATAGGGCATATACCTGTAATACTTATCCTCACCGATATTTGGTATGGCCACATCTTCCTCAATAAATACGATGACTGGCTCAATGAACCCCGCCAGGCCTCTGGGTTCGCTGATGCCCGATTTTTTGTAGGCTTTTGCCATTCCTAAAAATACCCAGAGTAAAATGATGACCGACAACATCATCATAAATACGTTTTTTGTGATAGAGAAATCCAGGGGTAATCCAGCTTCAAGCATCTCACCGTGCTCATCCACTTCAATGATCTTTCCGTTCAGGTTCTTCTCAGCAGTCTCACCGTTCTTCTTAACGACCTCCATGGTCCCCTCTCCCATCTTAAATCCCTCATGGATATGCCCATAAGCCAGTTTGCCGGACATAAACAGGTGGAACCCTGAATGCTTGCTGTAGAGTATTACAGGCAGGGGAACGCTAACATGCTGCCCGTCCTTTTTTGTCAGGATATGCCATTCATGTGAATCACTGACGTGATCAAGAATATATTCGGTGGAGTTAAACTCTTCTTCACCCGATTCTCCATGGCCGGCTTCTTCAGAGTGAGAATCAACAAGCTCATGATGCAGGTCACTTGTTTTTTGATGTTCATCCTGTCCATGAATCGGGGCACCAGGTACCAGGAAGATAAAACCAATTAATAAATGGACAAAAACAGCTAAAACCCTATCGCTCACAATCAATGTAATTATTTGTTTTTAAGCAGTTTAAGAAGATGACCTGCCGTAAAAAAAGTAAAGATTAAATATAGTGCAAAAAATATAAGGATAAAGGCTTTTGAAATATTTTTTGTGGCCACCCAAAAAAGCAGGATAAACAATAAATACAGGAGGAATTTGACCCCTATTCCCCCCAGCAGGTAGATCACTCCATCCTTATTTTGCCTGCCAATACCTGCCATCAAAATCAGATAGCTTAGCAGACTTATCATGGTCACCGAACCCAGTGTAATCAGGTACTCCGCAGGAGAAAGCCCCACCTGAATACGGGAAAGCAATAAAATACCTGGCAGCACCAGGATGGACGCCAGAACCAGGAGTTGCCAGATAAAACGAATACGCTTAATCATCTTTCCTGAAGATGAAGTCCTTTAATACAATATAGAGACCCGCAAAAACACCCAGTAGTGTGAGAATAGCGGTAAAGACAGGTTTTTCCTTACCCGCTCTTTCATCAAGCTTGGAACCAGCCCAATAGAAAAGAAGAATAATGGCCACCATCTGAAATCCCAGTCCGGAGTAACGGATATAGGAACTCAGACCTGACTTTTTTGGTTTATGCCCCTTTGAGTTTTGAGGCTGGCTCGGTGATCTCTTCTTTTTTTCCACCCATATCGCATTTGCCGGTAAATGTTGCTCCCGGCTCAATGGCCAGTTTACCAGTCTTGATTTCACCATATACTTTCGACATGGAACGAAGCGACAGCAACTCTGTGACTACCACCTTTCCATCCACCACACCTTCCACTTCACAGTTCTTGCACCTGATCTCACCGCTTACTGTACCACTCTGCCCGATAAAAACTTTCCCCTTAGTATTCAGGTTCCCGACCAGATTTCCGTCGAACCTGATATTCTCACTGGAATTAATACTGCCTTCAATAGTCGTCCCAACGGAAATCATATTGATCTTATTGGCACTCTCTGTTTCTCCTATTTTTGCCATATGCTGCTTTTTCTGCAAATTTAGTTATTATTCTCGTTTCCGTCATAGGCCCATTTCAAATAGATGGCCCCCCAGGTGAATCCTCCGCCAAAAGCAGACAGGATCAGGTTATCTCCCTTTTTCAACTGCGATTCCCATTCCCACAGACAGAGTGGTATGGTGGCAGCAGTTGTATTCCCATACTTTTCAATGTTGATCATTACCTTTTCTTTCGGAATCCCCATGCGGCGGGCAACGGCCTCAATAATCCGCATATTGGCCTGGTGAGGAACCAGCCAGGTAAGGGTTTCGGGTGTGAGACCGTTCTTATGCATGATTTCCACAGAAACATCTGCCATTTTGGATACGGCCACCTTAAAGACGGCCTGGCCCTCCTGATAAACAAAGTGTTCCTTGGCATCCACGGTTTCCCGTGTAGCCGGATGGGCCGACCCGCCGGCCTTCATATGAAGACTTTTCATTCCGCTTCCATCAGCTTCAAGAATAGCATCCATAACCCCCAACTCTTCCTCCACAGGCTCCAGCAAAACAGCAGCTGCGCCATCACCAAAAAGGGGACAGGTGGTTCGGTCGGTATAATCGGTGATGGCCGACATCATATCTGCCCCTACAAGTATCACTTTCTTATACTGACCCGACTGAATAAAGCTGGCCGCTGTCTGCAATCCAAATACAAATCCCGAACAAGCTGCCGAAATATCAAAACTCCATGCACCTTTGATCCCCACTTTGTCGGCAATCAGGTTTGCGGTTGAGGGAAAATGATAATCCGCAGTAATGGTAGCACAGATCACAAGCTCGATTTCATCCGGAGAGGTTCCGGTCTTCTCCAGCAATCCCTCTACGGCACGGGCACCCATATCCGAGGTAGCCCCCTCCTTAAGGATCCTTCTCTCCTTAATGCCTATCCGTTGCATGATCCACTCATCGGTGGTCTCAACCATGGTACTTAACTCATCATTGGTAAGCCTGTATTCAGGTACCCAGCCATGAATTCCGGTTATTCCCGCTGCAATCTTAATCATCTGTCCAGTTCTTCTTTTATCCTGTTGACTAATCCTGCTCCAACCACCTCAGCCGTGTGAAGGAGCATATTTTTTATAGCTTTATCATTGGAGATTCCGTGCCCGATTAGCAGGGGAGCATTTACACCCAACACCGGAGTGCCTCCAAAATTTTCAAAATTAAATAATTCAAAATAACCATCCCCCAGGTTTTTCAGAGAAAGCACTTTATAAAAGGCTTCCGCCTGCTTCAGCATGATATTCCCGATAAAGCCATCAGTTACTATTACATCCGCCCTGCTGGAGACGAACATCTCATTGGCCTCAATATTTCCTACAAAATTGTAAGTGGACGACTCCTTCATCAACTGGTATGCACTCCGGGTAACCATGTTCCCTTTACTTTCTTCGATCCCTACATTAAGCAAAGCTACGGCCGGATCCGAAATTCCATGAACCAAATGAGAATAAATGGTACCAATTGTGCCATACTGGTATAAAACATCAGGGCGTGCATCAGGATTGAGTCCCACATCCAGAATGACAGATTGTGTTCCCTCCACGTTGGGAATGGTGGCGGCTATGGCAGGACGAATGATTCCGGGTATGGAAGTAATTATCTGCATGGCACCAACCATCATGGCTCCGGTATTTCCGGCACTGCAAAATCCGTCAATCTCCCCTCTGGCCAGCAGCCGCTGGCCCTTAAAGAGCCCGGCCTGAGGTTTCTCTTTAAATACCTTGAGGGGATGGTCGTCCATCCCAACTGAATCTGCGGCATGAAAATACGAAAACCCGCTAAGGTCGAGTTGTTGTTCTTCCGAGTAGCGGGTAATAAGTTCCTGATCACCGATCAATACAAGCTCCGTGCCAGCAGGTAAAGATTCCCTGGCGAGTATGGCTCCGCGAATTACAGAGCCAGGAGCAAAATCGCCCCCCATCGTATCAATCCCAATGCGCATGGGTTACCGGGCTAACGCCCTGGAAATAAAGGTTCTAAGCTATGTCTGCTTCAGCGTCGATAACAAGCTTACCTTTATAATAAAGGTTACCATCGACGTAATAAGCACGGTGACGTTCATGAACGGTTCCTGTGGTTGAACAGGTAGAGAGCGTGGGAGCCTCCGCCTTATAATGCGTTCTTCTTTTGTCTCTTCTGGTCTTTGAAGTCTTTCTTTTCGGATGTGCCATAGCTATTTAGTGTTTTTTATAATTTTTTTTAATGCATCCCACCTGGGATCCATGTTTTCTTCTTTGTCCGGTTCTCTGGTCCGGTGAGCATCAAGTTTCTTCAGCATCTCCGGATTACAAGCGGAGTTTCCATCGGAATCTTCAGGATGATACTTTTGATAAGGAAGTGCCAGAACAATAAATTCATACAGATACTGGTCGACCGCTATTTCATGATCGTCCCTGCCAATGATCAAAACATCATCCTCAACTTCGCCCGGAAGATCCCCCGTTTTCACAAAAATCGTCTGTGTTGTGGAAATCTCCGTCATAAAATACTCCAGGCAGCGGTCACACATTACCTTCACTTCGCCATTCAACTTGAAATGGAGTGAGAGAACGCCCTGCTTTTTCTCCAGCCTCACATTTGCATGCACATTTCCATCGTCGATTTCCGGATGCTCAAATAAACCAAAGAACTGCCTGTCAAGCTCAAATGAAAAATCGTGATCACCTTCTCCTAAACCCGAAATGCGTACTGCATATGATCCCCGCTTTTTCACAAGACTTCAATTTGGGAGTGCAAAAGTATAAATTTATCTCATATAAAAAAACAAAACTAACGCTTTAATTGATGACAGTAAGGAGATTAAACAGGACGAAAATTCTGCAATAAAAACGGAAAAAATCAGCCAATCATCTGCTGAATGATTTCCATAAGCGAATCAATAAAAAAATCATCCTTGGTCAGATAGCGGTTCGCGCCATTTTCCATAAACTCGGCCAGCAGGGTGTCATCTCCCTGTCCGGTCAGAATGACAACGGGAACCCCCTTATTGACCTTCCTGATCTCCTTTAGTGTATCCAGGCCACTGAGCTTTTTTTCACCGGCACCCGCAAGAACATGATCCAGAACGATAAGTCTCGGATTCAACTGAAGATTTTGCAGGCACTCCTCCCCGGTATGGAAACATACCACATCGTAGTCATGCCTGCTTTGAAAAGTAAATTCCATCAGGTTCAGAATCACTTTGTCATCATCTATAAAAAATATGGGCCTGCTCATTTCAGATTGAATCGCTTTTTCAGACAGAGGATAAAAATAGCAATTTATTTTTTTCTTTGTTCGTCCTTGTCCGATAACGAACAGATGATATACGAAACCGGACATCTTCCATCAATCACTTATGCCATATTTTATTCTTTTACAAGTATTTAAAGATTTTGGCACTGCAATTGAAATTATGTGAGACTGGATAACCGAAAAATCACTGCTCCGATGTCACTTTTAAAAAATTACCTGCTTTCCCTGCTTAGAAATGCCAGACGTGATATCTATTTCACGCTGTTAAACCTTCTTGGACTTGCCGCTGGAATCACGGCTGCCATTCTGATTTTTCTTTATGTACAGGACCAGCTTACCTTCGACAGGCATAATGCTCAATATGAACGTATCTATCGCCTGGAAGGCGACTTTTTTATCAGTGAAAAACAGGACCTGACCGCCATTACCCAAATTCCGCTTGGTCCAACATTAAAAGATGAATATCCTGAAATTGTGGAACAGGTCAGGATATTGCCCCGAAGGGATTTTTATTTTAAACAAGGGGAAGACACCTTTAAGGAGGACAGCATCATGCTGGCCGACTCCACCATATTTTCTGTATTTTCCGTACCTTTTGTAAGTGGCGACCCGGGTACAGCCCTTACCGCACCTTTCTCCATGGTGATCAGCCGTTTGCTGGCTCAAAAATATTTTGGCACCTGGGATGTGGTCGGGAAGAGCATGCAGGACCTGGAGGGAACCACCTTCAATATCACCGGGGTCTTTGAGGACCTGCCCGGGAACGTGCACCTCCACTATAATGGCCTGGTCTCCTCCGCTACCATTGAAGATCAGATTGGCAGTGAACGCTTCAATGACCGCAGCGCGGGTGCATTCTGGAATGTAAACGCCTATACCTATGTGTTGATGGCCGAAAATACCTCCCCGGACATGGTATTATCAAAATTTCCTGAATTCTATGACAAATACATGAAGGAGCTGGGAGAGCAGATCAATGCATCCTTCAAGCTGCGGATCACCCCGCTGGCGGATGTTCACTTTCAAAAAGATGAACTGACCTGGGATCTGCCCAAAGGAAATATGAATTATGTCTATATCATGGCCATTATAGCCATTCTGCTGATTATTATTGCCAGTATCAATTATACAAACCTCACCACGGCACGTGCGACCAGTCGAGGCAAGGAAATCGGAATCAGGAAGGTGGGAGGGGCAGATAAGAGTCTTTTAAGGTCACAATTCCTGGGAGAATCCCTGGCAATGGCCATCCTGGCAGGAATCCTTGCTGTTTTTCTGTCCGCACTGATATTGCCCTTATTTAATAACCTGGCCGGGAAAGAGTTTAACATAAGCACCTTTTTTCAACCTTCCATTCTCCTGTTTATTCTGGGGATCTCTATTCTGACCGGTCTTCTGTCGGGAATCTATCCGGCCACCTACCTGGCTTCCTTTAATCCGTTGGCCATTCTGAAAGGGAACGGGGTCAGCAGCAAGGACCGGGGGTGGTTGAGAAGGGGACTGGTGATTGCCCAGTTTCTAATCTCTTCGGTAATGATCATTGGATCAATCGTGGTGGCACTTCAAATGGGATATATCCAGAAAAAGGACCTGGGTTTCGACCGCGATCAGATCCTACTGCTTTCTTTGAACGATACCGCGATCATCAACAATGTGGGAGCTTTTATGGAAGAAATTGAGCGCTATCCGGCCGTGGAAGAGACTTCCACCTCCACCACAGCTCCCGGCCGATTTTTCGGGAAACAGGTGATGACCGCTGAGCAGAACAATGGTGAAATGCAGGAGAAAGCCTTCAACAACATTATTGTCAATCACGATTACATGGATGTGATGGGGCTGGAACTCGTTGAGGGGCGATTCTATGACAGACAATTCGGATCCGACCTGAGCACGGCTTTTGTGGTAAATGAAGCCCTGGTCCGGGAGATGCAATGGGGAGATTCAGCCCTGGGAAAACAGTTTATTGTCGGGGTAAATATCCAGGGGGCCAATAACCCGGTCGGCGAAATTATCGGGGTGGTGAAGGACTTTCATTATGGTTCTCTTCACAATCCCGTCGAATCACTGGTGTTACGATGTTTTAATAATCAAGGATTTATGCGGACTCTTTCCGTGAGAGTTAGAGGAGACGACATGCAGGGAGTGATCGGCTGGATCCGGGATGTCAGAGAATCCTTCCATCCGGCATATCCCATACAGTACAGCTTCTTAAGCGATGAACTGGACAAGCTCTATGAGGAGGAAGGAGTGGTCTTTGCCCTGGTCATCTCCTTTACGATCCTGATCATTTTCATAGCTGCACTTGGCTTACTGGGGCTATCCTCCTTTATGACCGTAAAACGAACCCGGGAAACAGGAGTAAGAAGAGTCATGGGTGCAAGCCAGAACCAGATCCTGGTACTCTTCCTGACACAATTCTCCAAATGGGTGATCATCTCCAACATACTGGCCTGGCCTCTCTCCTATTTCGTGATGAAACACTGGCTGCAGAATTTCACCTACCGGATCGACTTTCCGTTCTGGACCTTTATCATATCTTTGCTGTTATCACTAAGCATTGCTGTGATCACCGTAAGCTGGCAATCAATTAAGGCCTCCCGGATGAATCCGGCTGCCTCCATCAGGGTGGAATGATAAGTGGAAAGATATTAGGAAACAGCTGCGTAATAAATGGCTTTTTGGCAGATGCATCAGGTTTTGTTCCGGATATGTCTGCCGAGATTTATTATGAGGTGGTCCGGTTGATCGAAGGAAAATTTCTCTTTCTGCCCGATCACCTGAACAGGCTTCAACAATCCATTTCCGGTTCAGGAATTGAGTACCCGGGCCATAAAAGTATTACGGAGAGCCTGGCTTTGCTGGTCACCGGTAATCCCTGCCGGGAGGGAAATATCCGGATCTGCCTGCAAGCCGCCGGAGACAACAAACCCCGGTTGCAATGCTATTTCATCCCCTATTATTATCCCAGGCCGGACATGTATAAAAAGGGAGTGAAACTGTCCATATATCCGCATGTAAGACCCAACCCGGGAATAAAAAAATGGGATGATCAATTCCGGAATTCGGTGGCCAGGTACATCCTCGAACAGAAGGTTTATGAAGCAGCACTGATTAACCATCAAAACCAGATCACCGAAGGGAGCCGGTCCAATA contains:
- the atpE gene encoding ATP synthase F0 subunit C — protein: MTGTLAAIGAGLAVIGAGLGIGRIGGSAMDAIARQPEAGGKIQTAMIISAALIEGVALFAVVVSMMGN
- a CDS encoding phosphate--acyl-ACP acyltransferase gives rise to the protein MRIGIDTMGGDFAPGSVIRGAILARESLPAGTELVLIGDQELITRYSEEQQLDLSGFSYFHAADSVGMDDHPLKVFKEKPQAGLFKGQRLLARGEIDGFCSAGNTGAMMVGAMQIITSIPGIIRPAIAATIPNVEGTQSVILDVGLNPDARPDVLYQYGTIGTIYSHLVHGISDPAVALLNVGIEESKGNMVTRSAYQLMKESSTYNFVGNIEANEMFVSSRADVIVTDGFIGNIMLKQAEAFYKVLSLKNLGDGYFELFNFENFGGTPVLGVNAPLLIGHGISNDKAIKNMLLHTAEVVGAGLVNRIKEELDR
- a CDS encoding polymer-forming cytoskeletal protein — encoded protein: MAKIGETESANKINMISVGTTIEGSINSSENIRFDGNLVGNLNTKGKVFIGQSGTVSGEIRCKNCEVEGVVDGKVVVTELLSLRSMSKVYGEIKTGKLAIEPGATFTGKCDMGGKKEEITEPASKLKGA
- the atpA gene encoding F0F1 ATP synthase subunit alpha, yielding MSQIKPSEVSEILKKQIEGYKSEVELEEVGTVLQVGDGIARIYGLNSVQANELIEFDSGVKGIVLNLEEDNVGAVLLGASELIKEGDSVKRSRKIASIGVGESLLGRVINTLGEPLDGKGPITGEMIDLPLERKAPGVIYRQPVHEPLQTGLKPIDAMIPIGRGQRELIIGDRQTGKTAIAIDTIINQKEFYEKGETVYCIYVAIGQKGSTVANIQKTLKEAGAMDYTVIVAATAAYPAALQFYAPFAGCTIGEYFRDTGRPALIIYDDLSKQAVSYREVSLLLRRPPGREAYPGDVFYLHSRLLERAAKIIQSDEIARQMNDLPEQLKPLVKGGGSLTALPIIETQAGDVSAYIPTNVISITDGQIFLEANLFNSGVRPAINVGISVSRVGGNAQIKSMKKIAGTLKLDQAQFRELEAFSKFGSDLDAATMAVLDKGRKNVEILKQNQYAPMPVEKQIAIIFCGTRGLLSDIPVESVKEFEIEFLEYMEMKHKKTLAALAQGKLSDEISAILESAAKEIAEKFK
- a CDS encoding ketoacyl-ACP synthase III, giving the protein MIKIAAGITGIHGWVPEYRLTNDELSTMVETTDEWIMQRIGIKERRILKEGATSDMGARAVEGLLEKTGTSPDEIELVICATITADYHFPSTANLIADKVGIKGAWSFDISAACSGFVFGLQTAASFIQSGQYKKVILVGADMMSAITDYTDRTTCPLFGDGAAAVLLEPVEEELGVMDAILEADGSGMKSLHMKAGGSAHPATRETVDAKEHFVYQEGQAVFKVAVSKMADVSVEIMHKNGLTPETLTWLVPHQANMRIIEAVARRMGIPKEKVMINIEKYGNTTAATIPLCLWEWESQLKKGDNLILSAFGGGFTWGAIYLKWAYDGNENNN
- the atpF gene encoding F0F1 ATP synthase subunit B encodes the protein MDLVTPGIGMIFWSTLFFLVLLFILGKFAWPAILTAVKARNESIRHALDAAERAKKEMKKLQAENEKILAEAKAERDSLLKEAKELKDQLIAEAREKAAEEAKKLVQNARESIRHEKAAALTEMKEQMASLSVDIAEKILRMKLEESKAQNDLVNKLINEADLN
- a CDS encoding DUF177 domain-containing protein, encoding MKKRGSYAVRISGLGEGDHDFSFELDRQFFGLFEHPEIDDGNVHANVRLEKKQGVLSLHFKLNGEVKVMCDRCLEYFMTEISTTQTIFVKTGDLPGEVEDDVLIIGRDDHEIAVDQYLYEFIVLALPYQKYHPEDSDGNSACNPEMLKKLDAHRTREPDKEENMDPRWDALKKIIKNTK
- the rpmF gene encoding 50S ribosomal protein L32: MAHPKRKTSKTRRDKRRTHYKAEAPTLSTCSTTGTVHERHRAYYVDGNLYYKGKLVIDAEADIA
- a CDS encoding AtpZ/AtpI family protein encodes the protein MEKKKRSPSQPQNSKGHKPKKSGLSSYIRYSGLGFQMVAIILLFYWAGSKLDERAGKEKPVFTAILTLLGVFAGLYIVLKDFIFRKDD
- a CDS encoding ABC transporter permease gives rise to the protein MSLLKNYLLSLLRNARRDIYFTLLNLLGLAAGITAAILIFLYVQDQLTFDRHNAQYERIYRLEGDFFISEKQDLTAITQIPLGPTLKDEYPEIVEQVRILPRRDFYFKQGEDTFKEDSIMLADSTIFSVFSVPFVSGDPGTALTAPFSMVISRLLAQKYFGTWDVVGKSMQDLEGTTFNITGVFEDLPGNVHLHYNGLVSSATIEDQIGSERFNDRSAGAFWNVNAYTYVLMAENTSPDMVLSKFPEFYDKYMKELGEQINASFKLRITPLADVHFQKDELTWDLPKGNMNYVYIMAIIAILLIIIASINYTNLTTARATSRGKEIGIRKVGGADKSLLRSQFLGESLAMAILAGILAVFLSALILPLFNNLAGKEFNISTFFQPSILLFILGISILTGLLSGIYPATYLASFNPLAILKGNGVSSKDRGWLRRGLVIAQFLISSVMIIGSIVVALQMGYIQKKDLGFDRDQILLLSLNDTAIINNVGAFMEEIERYPAVEETSTSTTAPGRFFGKQVMTAEQNNGEMQEKAFNNIIVNHDYMDVMGLELVEGRFYDRQFGSDLSTAFVVNEALVREMQWGDSALGKQFIVGVNIQGANNPVGEIIGVVKDFHYGSLHNPVESLVLRCFNNQGFMRTLSVRVRGDDMQGVIGWIRDVRESFHPAYPIQYSFLSDELDKLYEEEGVVFALVISFTILIIFIAALGLLGLSSFMTVKRTRETGVRRVMGASQNQILVLFLTQFSKWVIISNILAWPLSYFVMKHWLQNFTYRIDFPFWTFIISLLLSLSIAVITVSWQSIKASRMNPAASIRVE
- a CDS encoding response regulator is translated as MSRPIFFIDDDKVILNLMEFTFQSRHDYDVVCFHTGEECLQNLQLNPRLIVLDHVLAGAGEKKLSGLDTLKEIRKVNKGVPVVILTGQGDDTLLAEFMENGANRYLTKDDFFIDSLMEIIQQMIG
- a CDS encoding aminotransferase class IV; amino-acid sequence: MADASGFVPDMSAEIYYEVVRLIEGKFLFLPDHLNRLQQSISGSGIEYPGHKSITESLALLVTGNPCREGNIRICLQAAGDNKPRLQCYFIPYYYPRPDMYKKGVKLSIYPHVRPNPGIKKWDDQFRNSVARYILEQKVYEAALINHQNQITEGSRSNIFFIDRESRLITPPEKEILPGITRKYVLEIARKNSIVLLEKPIAVGQLDSLVAAFISGTSPKVLPVRQIDEYLFDVGHPFMQQLMNQFELLIRENLTGIDMPGN
- the atpB gene encoding F0F1 ATP synthase subunit A, coding for MSDRVLAVFVHLLIGFIFLVPGAPIHGQDEHQKTSDLHHELVDSHSEEAGHGESGEEEFNSTEYILDHVSDSHEWHILTKKDGQHVSVPLPVILYSKHSGFHLFMSGKLAYGHIHEGFKMGEGTMEVVKKNGETAEKNLNGKIIEVDEHGEMLEAGLPLDFSITKNVFMMMLSVIILLWVFLGMAKAYKKSGISEPRGLAGFIEPVIVFIEEDVAIPNIGEDKYYRYMPYLLTIFFFILLNNLMGLIPFFPFGANVTGNIALTMVLAVFTFIITTLSGNKSYWQHIFNTPGVPVVLAPIMIPVEIIGMFTKPFALMVRLFANITAGHIIVLSLISMIFIFKSVFMSVPSLVMVIFMDMIELLVAFLQAYIFTLLSALFIGLAMPEHHHD
- the atpH gene encoding ATP synthase F1 subunit delta — encoded protein: MNESQISVRYAKALFQSAAEQKLLDEVYQDMEVLSSVCKLEDFQYMLTVPSLQPSQKIKLTGSILGQNISRLSISMINLVIRNKREIYLPGIARYFRDLYRKEMGVSTVTLLTAQPVDDATMTSIRRLIKQANGGEVELSSSVDEDLIGGFVLTIEDKRYDASVATSLKKMKKQLLQTSIEK